The genomic region GGGACGCTGGGGGGTGTCTCATCATCCAAAGTGCGTTTCGCTCTCTCGAACGAGCATGAGGCACTCGACCTGCTCCGTCTGTAGAAAGATTACGGAGCAACCACCCGTGGTATGGCGATACTGTTTCTACTACCGGCTGGAGTACTGACTTGGTGCTGGCACTTCGGGTATGTCCACCAGACATGAACAGGATTTTCTCACATCCTCGCTCCGCGGCTGCGAGCGACATCTCGTTGAGGTAGTGGTTCCGCAATGTCTCACAGACTTCACATCACGACGACCGGGAGAACGTCGCAGTCCCACGGCAAATGACCGCCCCGAATCCATCTGAGATCCTGAACGTCGAGGGGGTCTGCACCTCGTTGTCTCTCGCCGACCCCCTCACACAGCAGCAGATTGAGTTTTGTTTGACCCCACTGGTGGTCTCGTCTCGATCGCGATTACACGAGAGGGCTTGCGCGGAACGAGCGAATTCTTCTGGAATAGGTGTCTCGCAGTAGTTCCCACGCCTCGTATAATCGTTTCACACTCAGAGGAAATTCTCCCGATGGTATAGAAACTCGTCCGGCGCTACACTCGTCATCTCTTCACGGCGCAACCCAGCATAGCCCGTGCACCAAGCCGGAAGGCAATCTCTCACCTGAGGGACTTCGACTCACTAATGATGGCATCGACCTCGTCATTTTCGTCGGTCTGGTTTAACCGGACTCGCTTCCTGTTTCGTTCGTCGTAGTTGTCGAGTCGAATTTGGGATTAACCAGCTACGCCTACATATTAATCCATGCAAGACTACCCGTTCAGGGGCATCTGAGCGTTTGGTCGAGCCGAATCAGTAGTGAATCGCCTCGGGGTCAAGTCCCGGAGTACTCGCTTTGCTTTCTCTGTAGGATTGGAAGAAATCATACCCCGGCGCTTAGCGGTCAGTATGACTGTGGTCTCAGTGTAAAACCCCGCGTGTATATCATTGCGTATATGTCCTATTTTCGTTTTACAAGCGGTACGAGGCGAATGCCACGGGGCTTTGATGTGACCCCGAGGCACTTCACAGACAACTATATGTATTTTACATATAAGTGAGGCTACTCTGTATGTGTTCGAAGCGAGCGCAGATTGCGTCACTATCCGTGTGGACGTGAGTCTCTTATCAAAAGACACAATCTCATGATCAATAGCAACTCATGAGCTAATTGCCACACATATTAAATAAGAGTATAAATCCAAAATTGGAAGTAAAGTATGACATCGATAAATCAAAGTTAACTAATTAGTTAGAAATAGTACGCAACGAAGACTGAATGATAGATAACTAGTGGCAAGTGGAATTATATAATTATTCTCCGGCGACTCTCAATTGCGATATCCGATATATCGAGATCTGAGTTGGTAGTTGGTAGTTGTATTTACTTCATCGTATCATATATTCTGTGGTGCTGTGTTCTTCTCTGCATCTCAAGAGAAGCATTCATTCACTAGTTGAGCGTGTTTGACTATCCGGGCTCCTGTCATTGTTTGGAATCATTAATCAAATTTTGTTCCTAATTAACTCATGACCAAGTTTGACCCAGAGAAATTAAATGATAAACCCGAACATTACTTCGAAGAGATTGAGCAGGTGGACTTCTTTGCGGTAGCCCCTGACCGCGAGGATGAGCAAATAAGCGTCAAGACAACAGCAGTGAAACCTGATGACCTATGGACCGATATTAACGCCGAGGAGTTTGACCGAATACTTGACCGCCTCACCGACCTTCTGACATCGGCCTATGTAATCACATACTGGACATCACTGTCCTCCGGAGAAACTGAGGAGGTCGAAATACTGTACGAACATCCCACAGTTGGGGCTGGATATGACACCTGTCGTGTCTCGGTGTCAGAAGACGCTGGATGACGGATGACGGATGACATTTTCTCGGAATTAAATGGAATCAACCTCGCTGAGTGCCTCTGTAGTGACATCGCTTAGGTCCGTGTCCGCGGTCCTGGCGGAAACGTTCATCAACTTCAACATGCGAATACCGCTCACGAACCATCTCCTCCGAGTTATCGAGGCAACAGGCAGCCACAGTATATCCGAATGCCTGGACGAAAACCTCACCCATCCCGCGGCTTCCGTGAGTCGCTGGAGTATTGAGCGGGCGGCGTCCATCGTGGTCGACAGTGATTGTATATTCTTATTGAGTGCCAGTATGAGATCCTGAGCGTGCTCATCACGTAGCCCCTCAATTGCCTCCGATTGCTCCCCCCGGTCGGCTAACTCCTCCTACACGAACTCTGCGAGCGTCCGCTGATCGAGTATCGGAAACACGGGCTACCACTCCGCCGGCGGATCTAGCAGTTTTCGGTAGCTGCGCAACGGGGAAATAACGGGATTGGGCATGGAGGCAGCATCCCACTGCTGCTTCTTCCGATAAACATCCATACTCCCGTCCTCGAGGTCGATGTCCTCCCATCGCACGCCACGGCGTCACGTCGGGATCACAGAGAAGCTCACCCACGCGGACAGCCGTGTACGCGAGGACGACCACGAGCACCCGGTCCCGGGTTGCCTTCAGCGCCGCGTACTGGGCTCGTTGCTTGTCGAGTTGGTCCACGTCATCGGGAAGGGGGTGTGGTGTATGCCTCGATGACCTCACGCGCCTGCTCGTCGACGTGTCGGGTGAGTGGGTGGCGCTGCTCAGGCGTCCAGGCCTGCTGGTAACCAGGCTTCCGGCTGTCGTCAGGCAGCGGCGCGGTCGCACCCGCCCGCTGGGCGTAGTGTGCTTTGAGTTACCCTTCGTTGACGTACCAGCCACACCACGCCGAGATGTAGGCGTAGTAGGTCTGGACGGTGTTCTGCTCGAGCCCGTGATCGCCGGCGAGGTGGTGGACATACTCATGGAAGACTCGCTCGTCGAGGTCCTCGAAAGTCGGGTCACGGTCGATGTCCTTGGGAGTGATCCCGGTCCAATCGTCGTCGCCGCGCTCGACAAGGCCTACTCCGCAAATCGGGCGAGCTCGTGGGTGGCGTTCCGGCGGTAGTTCCCGCCCTCGCCGCCGCGACTTTTTCCTTACCCTTGTCCTGGAGATAGCGCTCGAAGGAACTCCGTAACGGCCGTGCTGCGGGTTCCTGTCCGATGGTATCGTCGATTATGCGGAATCAGGTTCCTCCGAATCGTCCAAGTATGAGATTGTAGCCGACATAACCTGGTCGGTGAATTCGTCGGTGACCGAGCCCTGCCGGTCGGCGACGTGGTGATCGTCTTTCAGCGTCGCGACCGTCCACGGCAATATGAAAATCTGCTGGCCGGGTTCCCCACGGATCCATGCCTCGCTCGGCACGGCGAAGTTGCCGAGGTGGTGAGATTGCGTCGCAAACGCGACGGCAATCGATTCCTCATCGGAATAAGGCATCTGCTCGCCGGAGACGACCAGCCATGGGCGAGGGTTCCCACCATCCGTTTTGAATGGATCGGGACCCAGACGACGGTTCCGCGTTCAGCCATCCAGAATCACGACTCTTCGTCATCTTGCTCGGTTGTTGAATCGATAGAGCCAACGGCGGTCTCCATCCAAGCCTCGACATCGTCGTCGGAGAACCTGGCTTCAATGTCGTTGGCTGTGGTGGCACCGTGCATCCCTGTTGGGTGCGACCGCGTGTTCGGGGTCAGCGATGGTCTAGAACCGGTCGCGGTGTTCGACGAGGTCGTATTCTTCGAGCCGCTTCAGCGTGGGACCGACGCTTCTCTCGGGCACGTCGACGGTGTCGACAATCTCCCGCTGGCGAAATGCCTGGTCGGCGTGCTTGAGGAGGAAACGATAGACCGCACCCTGGGCGGTATCCGGCGCAAGGTCGGGAAGCGAGGGGCCGTCCTCGTCGATAGACCGGAAGTCCTCTTTCGAGATGACCATCTCGAGTATTGCCTTGTATGAGAAGCTATTAGATCTTATCGACGGAGGTCTCGACGAACACGATGGTAGTTATTGCGCGCCGTCGACAGTCTCCACCTGTCCCTCGAATCTGTGTTATCGAAACTCGTCTGGTGTGATCGTTTCGAGATACTCGACGCTGACGTACCGGAATTCGATATGGTCGCTGAAGCCATATTGAGGGAGAAGCATCTTTGCTGCCCGTCCCGCCGGTTTGTCGGTTGTCAAGAGAACAACGTGGTCTGCCTGCCCAGTATCGAGTACCTGAGCAGCAGGCCCCACGAGTGCCGTGTCAGCTTTTTCGATGATATCCTCGTCGCGGTCGGTCTCGTTGGCGATAACTCGCCGTGCGTCGTCCATCACCGTCGAGACGAGCGGATTGGCATAGTCGAGTTCGTCGGCGACGATGATCCACCCCTCCTCGAATCCATCGGGATAGGGAATGTTCCCTGAGGGGTACCCCTCGGCTGCAGGATCGCCCCCGAGCTCTTCGTAGACGCGCTGTGGAATACGCAACGAAACACCAGCCTGTTGGAGGGTCCGACGGAGTCGTTGAAATTTATCCTTATCCGGTCCACCACACCGGACGAAGACGCCGGTATCAGCGATATAGACTGTCGTCATACAACCGCGTCGGCGTACTCAGACACAACCGGTTCCAGCGCCTGAAGAATAATCTCGGCTTCAAGCGGTGAAAGATCAAGTTCCCGGGCTGCAATCCGGTGGTTGACCGTACCATCGACGTACTCGTAGGCGTACTTGAGCACGACAGCAAGACCGTCAAGACCGTGACGCTCAATGTAGACATCAATATCCTCATCCTCATCACGACGGGCAACGGCGGCGATAAGTGCAGGCGTGATTGTTTGGGTTTCTTTGTCCGTCGAGAGTGTGAGTGCAATCGACTCGGCGTCGTATTCGTACGGGCGCTGCTTACGGGTTTTCTCCACTAAGCCAGCTGCTTGGAGGTTCTGCACGTAGTCGTAGGCGGTCCCCTGTGGAATGCCGAGTTCGTTGACAAGCTCGGACACGGTGATTGGACCGTGCTGCAAGATGTGGGCGTACAGCCGAGAAAGCGCCGGCTTTTCGAGGAGGTCGGCGACCGTCTGAAGCTGCTGAATCGGTGGTCGATCTGATCGGGACGGTGATTGCGCCATCTCAGTTATGAATTATCGATAATTCAAAATAAGACTTCCGACAATAGAGCGGAACTCGCAACCGATCCGGCTCCCGCTGAGAGTCAGTTGCTCGCAGCGGCTTTACCCCGGTGACAGCGGCTTCATAAGGCGGTTGCAGCATCCATGCTCCCTTGATGGCGGCGGGGAAATTCAAAGTGACCTGATTACTATTCTAATTACAACAAAATGGTATCAGCCCAAAGTGCCAGCTTTTCGGGTCTACAAGCCCTAATAAGCCAAATCACATATCGCTATACCAAAACTGAGCCGGCGGTCTCAGCTGAGTCCACCGTACTGAGGAGGAATCCGGCATCTCTGAGGCTGCTATTAAGATGTTCTAGAATAGTACTCTATTTTAGCTGAGCATAGAGGGTCGCGTTCGGATCACCGCCTTGATGCGGGACGGACATCCGTTAGCTGTTGACCTCGGCAGGCTCTGTCGTCGGAGCGAGGAAGTCCCATTCGCGGATGGCGAAGCCAACGATCTGGATACGTCGCTGAAGATGTCCCCACTCACGGGCAATACGTCGATGCTGGTCGTGTTGGGGTGGTTGAGGACGGCGCGGTACTGAATGCTGATGTCGACGTAGTGGGTTGGGTAGTGGTCCTGCTGAGATTCGTGATGCTCGCGAATCTCGAATTCGATGCCTGAACGGTCGGCAATCGTATCGAGGACCGCTCGGAGCTCCTGTTTGGACCCCCGGTACTCTCCTTCGACGTCAAAATCGAGGTCTTCCGAAAATCGCCACGACTGCGGGAAATACAGCTTGGACAGCGCGGTCCCGCCTTTGAACAGGAGGTTGTCGCCGTAGCCGCTCGTGAAGATGCCCCAGAGGAGCCACGAATTAACGTAGTTCTTCTCGGCGTACCCTTGCCGAACGCCCAGTTCGCGAGCGAGAATCCGGAGCCGGTCCTGACTGATCATCGCGATCAGGACTCCGCCGGCTCCAGCATGGCTGGCTCGACGTTGATTCGGAGGCGATACGTACTGTCGGTCGATCCGGTGTCGGGCCGCGTCGGGTCCAACAGGGAGTACCCACTCGTGAACGACGCGACGAGGTCCTCGCGGGCGGGGAGGTCGATGCCGAGCTGGTCGGCGAGGTAGACGATCCGTTTGGTCGCAGCGCCGTTGTCGAGGCGCTCGAGGTACTCGCCGACAGTGCCCCAGTCACAATCCCGTTCGTCGGCAGTACGCATCGCAGTCGCAAGTTCCCGAAGGCCACCACAGAACTCGGGGTGGTCCGTACAGTCGACCAGCGTCTTCTCTAGGTCGCTGACCTGCACGGTCGTACCCTCGATCGAGGTCGGCTCACAGCCGAAGAATTTCTGCTCGGTGACTGTCGTGACGCGGTACGGGACGCCGTGGATCTCTCGGCTTTGTGTTCGGGTCGGCGTGACGACGCGCTACCAGCCGGACTACACGCGCCTGCTCTTCGAGGAGATCCGCACGCTCATTGAGGAAAACACCCGCGAGGAGCTGCGCAACGAATTGGCCGCGATCACCGAAGAGATCGAGGAGTGGCAGGCGACCTACGATGTCGAGACGTGGGAAGAGCTCGAACAGTCGCTTGCTGATGGCCATCTCGCAAGTGACGAACTTCACGAACGCCGTGACGTGATTACACGCTGGGAAGAGAATCTGGAGGACCGTCGCCTCATCAAGCACGCGTTGGTGCTCTACTCGGATGTCGAAGCTGCTCGCGAGCAGATGAGGAACGTGGCTGACCGCGCCATGCGATAATGCCGCCTTACGGCGGGTTTGATGCGCTATTTAACTGGTCGACGTTGTTTTCCTCGTACGCTGCCCGCCACATTGCGTGGACGGCACGTGTCACGAGTGAGACCTCAGTCACGTCGATACACGACGGTTCGACGTCCGTCGTTGCGGCCGCAGGCGGGGGATGGAAATGAATCTCGGGCGAGTGTGTGTTCGGGTGACGATCGAAGCGCCAATTGACATCGTCGGTATCGACGTAATGGAACGAATACATCCCCAGTTCGCTCCACTGGATATCGAGCCGAGCGCTCTCGGCATCGGCGAGCCCATCGCTGAAACTGATCTGCAGTCCCGTGGGAGCGACGACGTCGTCGTATGCCGTTTCGTCGACGAGCGGTTCGAGGTCGAGCCAGAGGTCACGAATCCGCTGGAGTGCCGGAAGATAGATCGGCCCGAACTCGCCGGCGCGGTCGTCGTCGCTCATACAGCGAGCTGGTGGCTGGCCTCGTCGTACGCGAGTGCTGCTTGCGCGACGGCGAGATTCTGTCGCGTCGTGCGCCACGCGGTGAGGTCATCCCAGCCCTTCGTCTCGCCGGCTTCAAGCTGCTGGGCGAGTTCTTCCGGGGACACCACATCGTACTGGTCCTCGTAGCGCCGGATCTCGGCTTTCATCTCCTGGATACTGTCCAGCAACTCCGGTCGATCGACTTCCTCACGAAGCTCGCGGATCCGGGACATCAACACCCGATCACTGTTGCGCTTGTACAGTGTCGTTTGGCCGTCCGGTTCCGTCTCGGCGAAGCCCGTGTTCACGAGCGACTTGCAGTGGCGACGCGCTGTCGGCTCGCTCACGAGCGCCCGCTCGCCGATCTCGGCTGCCGATTGCCCGTCGTGGGTCTGTTCAACGACTTCGTACACCCGCTCGAACGGCGTGGTGTCGTCTTTCCAGTCCGCCTTGACCTGCTCGTTGATGTCGTCCCACATCTCGGTCATACTGGGCGCTACGGAGTGTAGGAACAAATAGTTTCTCGAGGAAATTATCTGTGATCGTCGTGCAGGTGCGCTGTCAGACTATCTGCTCCGGTAAGACAGCCGGTGGAATCACGGGCAAACTCGCCTTTGAGAATATTATGATACCAGCCAGACATTCCTTGGTCGCTACTCGATACGATCACACATCTCTCCGGGTTTCATGAGTATGCGATTCTAATATTCGGAAATTCTACTATCTAGCCACTTTTGTGGCGACGGAAGAGTTCTGTACCCGTATCACATCTCCCTACGAATATGGAGACGCCGGCTGCCTATGATATCGTCTGTACAGTCGCGGCCGACGGTGAGGTGAACGACGGCGAAGGAGTCGTCAGCCTCCTCGTTCGGTGGTGTGCCGCCATCCGATCGTATTTGACTTGGTGTGGGTAACCTGTCTTGGCTATCCGTATAATCAAACGTGGATTGCCCAAACGACTGTGTAACCAAATCCATCATATCATCCCCAAAGACGAGCGGTTCGGCATACCGACCGCGTGTCATGTAGCGGAACCACGTGGGGTCGGATAAACACGCCTGGTCGCGCACCGCTTCCCCGGTTTCAGGGAAAAATCTCAGACCAGGTCTCGAGGTCGTGGCTGCGCGCGCAGCGAAGCGAGCACGGAGCGGAGGTGGGGCGGTCGTCGGCGTTCGCGATGTACCGCTGGACGCCATCCATCACCCGCGAGACGACCGGCTCGGAGAACTCGAGCGGCGCCGCAACTGTCGCCCAGCCCTCGTCGATTGCGGTGTCGACGGGCGGGTTTTCGACATCCGGATCGTCGACGGTCAGCTCCTCGCACACCCGTTCGGGCAGGACGAAGGTGACGTCGTTCCGTCGAGCGAACCGCCGAACGGCCTGGTACCGGCTGTTCGACGGCTGTCCCATCGCGACGAACAGGCCGGTGTCGGCGATGTGGAGCCGGCTCACGCGTCGTCAGCCGCGTCGCCGTCGTCGATATCCAACTCGTTGAGTCCTGCCCCAGCCTCCTCGATATCGTAGTGCTCGTGGACGACGGGCCGGAGCGCCTGGAGGATCATCTCCGCAGCCAGCGGGGAGATTTCGAGATCCTCCGCCATCAGCCGGTGGGTTACTTCCCCACGTTCCCGAGCGACGGCGTAGGTGAGCGCGGTCGCGAGGCCGGTGACGCCGTGGCGGTCGATGTAGGTGTCGATGTCGGCGTCCGTCTCGCGGTGACCGACGGCGTCGATCAGCGCCGGCGTGATGGTGTACTCGCGGTCGCCCGCGGCCGTCGTCACGGTCAGGTCGATCTCCCGAGCAGCATACTTCCGGGGCTGCTCGTCGTCGGTGACGTCGACGACGCCCGCGTCAACGAGCCGGTTGACGTAGCTGTAGGCGGTCCCCTGTGCAATCTCGAGGTCGTCCATCACGTCCTGGACGGTCGCCTCCCCCTCCCGAGCAAGGTACGCGTACAGCTGGGCGAGCTGTGGCTCCTCAAGGAGATCAGCGACCGAGAGGAAGTCCTGGACAATGTCGCCATCGGCGCGGTTTGAGGTGCGTGACACGATTCGTTCTTGATTACAGTTTACAGCGAATCAGTAAAAAGTGTTGAGGTCACTCCGCCGGCGTCGCGACCAGATGCTCTTCGAGGTCACGGTCAACGTCGTCGGGGATGATTCCGGTCCAGTCGTCGTTACTCCGATCGCCGGCGGCCCATTCGACGAACCGTTCGAGTTCGCGGGCGGCGTTCCGGCGGTAGTTCCCGCCCTCGCCACCGCGACCCTTGCCCTTGTCCTGGAGGTACCGGTCGAACGTCTCGGAGAGTGGTGTCGAGTTACCGCGTGACGGTGGGGCGTTTCGATCCATACGTGTTCGTCACGGGGCCAGCTGGTCGTCCAGGATATCACTACAATCGATCGGAATCCCCTCCCACGCGGCTTTCACGGCGTTGTATCCAGTCCAGCCCTCACGCTCCAACAGCTCCCCACACGCCTCGCAGAACTGACGACGCGAGATCAGATCGTTGTCGTAGAGGATGTAGAACAGAAACGGCGGCGCCACGACACTGGTATCTTCACCATTGTCGTCGACAGCGCGACGGATCGAACGACGGCCAGCCGCGTCCATCAGGATAACGTAGTCGACGGCCTGCGGGTTCTGTTCCACTTCCTGCCGGAGGGATTCCTCACCCGCGTCTGCCCCGTGGGGACGGGGCACGCTCGTCACCTGGGTAAGCGGCGCCTCATCGTCTTCGAGGGCATCAAGCGCGGCACGGCTCCCGTGATGAAGCCGGTACGGCCGGCTCCCTTCCGGCGCTGTCTCTCGCGTGTTCTCGACATGCCGCCCTAGTTCCTGTTTGCAGACGTTCGTCGTCGTGAGGCCGACGTGTTCGATAATCTGAGGCCACAAGGAACTATTCGCGACGGCAATCAGTGCGTCAGTATCGACCAGGATGGGGTACCGCGTGGCGTCCGAGGCTATTTAGACGAGATAGTCGCTGGTGTCATCCTCGGAAGCCTCACGGAATGCATCGATATCCTCTTGTACCAGTTCAAACTCGTCACCGAGGAGCACGCGAGCAGCATCCTCTGAGAGGTCGCCCGATGAATAGCGTTCGTAGATTGCGATTTTATCATCATCGGTCATCGTTCGCCGGAGCATCTGAGTGAGCCCCTCGCGTGCAAGTTCACTGATGTTGACTCCGCCCAGATGGACTGAATCGAGCTCGGTCGCTACTTCTTTGAGTGGGCCAGCGCGGAACTTGATCGTATCGTCGAGCGATTCCTGACTCATGGCAGAAGGTAACCGGGGGTGCTTGATAAGTTGTTCCCCTATGTGTGAACACATGGGAACAGTCGGAATTGCTAGCTACTTCACCCGTATCAGATCACGAGCCCTCACTGTCCAGATTGGTCATTGACTCGGTAGGGCCGTTGGTGTCAACGATCTCCCGGCAGCGAACGTCTGTCTGGCGTGCTCGAGGAGGAAGCGACACACCGCGCCCTGGGTGTGTTCGGCCGAGGTCGGGGAGTGAGGGCCCTGCCTCGTCGATAGAGTGGAACTCGTCTTTCGAGAGAGGCATCATGCGTATTGGTTTGTATTAGAAGCTATCAGATCTTATCGACAGGACTCTCGGCATGAATCGGTAGGGGAGCGATGTTCGCCGGCTTTTCCCTAGGTTCAAGGCCCGCTTCGTGCGGTTCCACGTTTCGTGCTTCCCCAACGGCGTCGGGGTAGTTTAAAATGGTCGTGATTACGGGCATAATCACAATCAAATAGAATATCGCTCATCTGTAGAAGTGAATACCTGTAGTTTCGATCCTCTCTGATCACAGGTGTCAGTTCGTTATTCTGCCGACTCTACACCCAATCTTCCGCAGGTACTGACTGCTACAGATGAGCGATCGAAGATTTTCGAACGACCTGTGGAGACCGGAACCGCTCTGAAACGACTCTCTCAGTGAGAGTGGATTTATAATTTCTGTCGAAGAAGCAGGAAGCCTCGTGGCTTTGATGTGACCCCGATGCAGGTCCACAATGCCGCGGCCTCCATCTCGACAGTGAGAAGTATATTTCTCTTTGACACGAGTGACTTTTGCGAGCGAAAGATCTAATAATGACATGTCGCTCATGCGCCGACTCCGGCACAGTCTGGTCGGTGCCATATACGCGGGATATTACCGAGCACGCGACCTGAACTATACGTACGGCAGACCGACACAAAAGACAGTGGGCGAGGTACAGTTCCGGAGTTATGAGTTGTACAATCTACACGGTCGGGACGAGCTCCTGTTAGGACTTCTTGAGCGAATCGAAAATCAGGATACTGTCTACGACATTGGGGCGAATGTTGGCGTCTACACTTGTGCCGCCGCTTCGATAGGTGCAGAGGTAGTTGCGCTTGAGCCGAACGCCGAGGCGCGAGAGAAGCTCCAGCAGAACATCGACACAAACGGGTTTGATACTACCGTCCTGCCTGTGGCGGTTGTCGATGAAGACGGTACGGAGACGTTTTATCTATCATCATATCCGGAGATTTCGTCGCTCCATCGTTCGAACGCGAAGATATCTGGAGGGTCCGTAATTGAGCAAACCAACGTAGAAACACGCACCATTGACTCCATCGTTGGTCACCATCCCCAGCCTGACCACATCAAAATCGACGTGGAGGGGGCAGGCGATGATGTCCTTCGCGGGGCGACGGATACGCTCAAGACAGCGATGCCAACGGTATACTTCGAGCCACATGGTGACTGTCGCGAGACACGGGACTTCCTCCATGAATTGGGTTATGCTGTCGAAGATCTTGGAGAGGGACTTATCTGTACACCGCGGTAATCGCCAGGAAACACATCTAATACTCCTGTTCTATCAAAAATTTTATGAGCCTAACGATTTCACTCTGACGATCAGACAGAGCAGAAATGACATAATCCAGATTGTTCGAACGTGGTCAGAAGCGCCCTGTTCATCATCATCATAAGGTCGGTGGGGAGGACCCGGTCAAGAGAACTGACGAGGGCAGCACTACCTCAACGGTATCATCGAGAAGCAAACTTCAGGGTAGGAACCTCCGAGTAACAGGCATCTCGACCCGTACAACGTGCATAAGAATCCATATAGAACTACATATCTTCTCACCTCGAAGATGCACGCATGCGAGTGAAAGCTTAAAGAAAGTAGATACATCAGGCACTTTGAATCATCTCAAAAATAGGTGGCTACA from Haloquadratum walsbyi C23 harbors:
- a CDS encoding DUF7437 domain-containing protein → MAQSPSRSDRPPIQQLQTVADLLEKPALSRLYAHILQHGPITVSELVNELGIPQGTAYDYVQNLQAAGLVEKTRKQRPYEYDAESIALTLSTDKETQTITPALIAAVARRDEDEDIDVYIERHGLDGLAVVLKYAYEYVDGTVNHRIAARELDLSPLEAEIILQALEPVVSEYADAVV
- a CDS encoding DUF7342 family protein, with protein sequence MTVVTRYGTPWISRLCVRVGVTTRYQPDYTRLLFEEIRTLIEENTREELRNELAAITEEIEEWQATYDVETWEELEQSLADGHLASDELHERRDVITRWEENLEDRRLIKHALVLYSDVEAAREQMRNVADRAMR
- a CDS encoding winged helix-turn-helix domain-containing protein, whose amino-acid sequence is MTEMWDDINEQVKADWKDDTTPFERVYEVVEQTHDGQSAAEIGERALVSEPTARRHCKSLVNTGFAETEPDGQTTLYKRNSDRVLMSRIRELREEVDRPELLDSIQEMKAEIRRYEDQYDVVSPEELAQQLEAGETKGWDDLTAWRTTRQNLAVAQAALAYDEASHQLAV
- a CDS encoding DUF7437 domain-containing protein, translating into MSRTSNRADGDIVQDFLSVADLLEEPQLAQLYAYLAREGEATVQDVMDDLEIAQGTAYSYVNRLVDAGVVDVTDDEQPRKYAAREIDLTVTTAAGDREYTITPALIDAVGHRETDADIDTYIDRHGVTGLATALTYAVARERGEVTHRLMAEDLEISPLAAEMILQALRPVVHEHYDIEEAGAGLNELDIDDGDAADDA
- a CDS encoding FkbM family methyltransferase produces the protein MSLMRRLRHSLVGAIYAGYYRARDLNYTYGRPTQKTVGEVQFRSYELYNLHGRDELLLGLLERIENQDTVYDIGANVGVYTCAAASIGAEVVALEPNAEAREKLQQNIDTNGFDTTVLPVAVVDEDGTETFYLSSYPEISSLHRSNAKISGGSVIEQTNVETRTIDSIVGHHPQPDHIKIDVEGAGDDVLRGATDTLKTAMPTVYFEPHGDCRETRDFLHELGYAVEDLGEGLICTPR